One part of the Vanessa cardui chromosome 2, ilVanCard2.1, whole genome shotgun sequence genome encodes these proteins:
- the LOC124540846 gene encoding RNA-binding protein 45-like — MENRSKYSRNDEKDREDTPIYSRLFIVCDRGLKEEQFRTAFSEFGCIEDIRIPRHHKTGEPKGIVFIKFSKTSEAAKALESMNTKFISNSTRALKVMVAANRSEIQSEDYNYDKYRRLFLHIPKDMNEDVLEENFKKFGCVEDVLIQRDRETGTSKGFAYITYQKFSEAAIAFEECERKYRAIFAQPKGYKRNETSYETNIKGLANSTTAGNQRHSLMSMMNVNPRGFTRVNFTCSPYLTQMQVDTLFDIIPGMANCNYFVDLLKNIGKGSALYSNPISAAYAVKKLNGFEYPPGQTIFVEPANPNLAPYESDFPNIPNAVNNLRNLISLTAKSSSPDLAQLAEAIAEASKLIKVATSGAAGISNPDSKDLNYCSVRLPAPQPLAHIDSPVAKRCFLVCKPQPPPLTVLRDIFCRFGNLINVYTLPNKTVGYARYAVSESADEAIKILHGAEVCGVRIKVIEAEAEAPAKKIRLN, encoded by the coding sequence atggAAAATCGAAGCAAATATTCACGTAACGATGAAAAAGATCGTGAGGATACTCCGATATATTCAAGATTATTTATAGTATGCGATCGGGGATTAAAAGAAGAACAATTCCGAACTGCGTTTTCAGAGTTTGGTTGTATCGAAGATATACGAATACCTCGTCATCATAAAACAGGCGAGCCTAAaggaattgtttttattaaattttcaaaaacctCCGAAGCAGCTAAAGCTCTCGAATCtatgaatacaaaatttatttcaaattctaCCCGAGCACTTAAAGTTATGGTTGCAGCTAACCGCTCAGAAATACAATCTgaagattataattatgataaatacagacgtttatttttacatattcctAAGGATATGAATGAAGACGTATtagaagaaaattttaaaaaatttggcTGTGTTGAAGATGTTCTCATTCAAAGAGACAGGGAAACGGGAACATCTAAAGGTTTTGCTTACATTACATACCAAAAATTCTCTGAAGCAGCCATTGCATTTGAGGAATGTGAGCGGAAATACAGAGCGATATTCGCTCAACCAAAAGGCTACAAACGTAATGAAACAAGTTACGAAACGAACATAAAAGGTCTAGCCAATTCAACAACGGCAGGTAACCAAAGGCATTCACTGATGTCTATGATGAATGTAAATCCGAGAGGTTTTACCCGTGTAAACTTTACTTGCAGTCCTTATTTAACTCAAATGCAAGTCGAtacattatttgatattataccTGGTATGGCAAATTGCAACTATTtcgttgatttattaaaaaacattggTAAAGGTTCGGCTCTATATTCAAATCCAATTTCAGCTGCTTATgcagttaaaaaattaaatggttTTGAATATCCTCCAGGTCAAACAATATTTGTTGAGCCAGCAAATCCTAATTTAGCCCCTTATGAGAGTGATTTCCCCAATATACCGAATGCAGtcaataatttaagaaatttaatttcattaactgCCAAGTCATCTTCCCCTGATCTTGCGCAGTTGGCAGAAGCTATCGCAGAAGCctcaaaattaattaaggtGGCTACTTCTGGTGCAGCTGGTATAAGCAATCCTGATAGTAAGGACCTTAATTACTGCAGTGTCAGATTACCAGCTCCACAACCTCTTGCACACATTGATAGCCCAGTAGCTAAAAGGTGTTTTTTGGTCTGTAAACCCCAGCCTCCTCCTTTAACTGTACTAAGAGATATATTCTGTAGATTTGGAAatcttataaatgtatatacctTACCTAATAAAACAGTAGGATATGCACGGTATGCTGTAAGTGAATCAGCAGATGAGGCAATAAAGATATTGCACGGAGCTGAGGTATGTGGGGTACGGATAAAAGTCATAGAAGCAGAGGCAGAAGCTCCTGCTAAGAAAATAAGATTGAATTGA